Proteins encoded in a region of the Streptomyces sp. NBC_00258 genome:
- a CDS encoding S8 family peptidase produces MRTPRPARRKLISVAAISATLLAGTATSLALAGPATAKVPAEQAAKTAAAAVAAPAERLIVGYKSGATEAKSNKAASADAEAKGKEAGESLDFQRRLGTGAALVDLGEQLSKADVADVVAEYQADPQVAYVVPDRLNKPQADPNDTEYSKQWDLFETTAGMRVPGAWDTATGSGVTVAVIDTGYVTHSDLAANIVAGYDFISDTAVSVDGNGRDSNPADPGDWYAAGECEQTTGSSSSWHGTHVAGTIAAVTNNSKGVAGIAYNAKISPLRVLGKCGGYDSDIIDAITWASGGSVSGVPANANVAKVINMSLGGGGACTTATQTAINNAVGRGTTVVVAAGNSNANAANYSPASCGNVISVAALNRTGAKASYSNFGSVVDIAAPGGQTSTGTANGILSTLNSGTQGPGSESYAYYQGTSMAAPHIAGLAALAKSANSALTPAQIESAIKTNSRALPGTCSGGCGAGLADAAKTVQAVSGSGGSTGGTTFTSSTAVSIPDAGSAVESSIAVSGRTGNAPSALQVGVDITHTYRGDLVIDLVAPDGTAYRLKSSGSDSADNVNTTYTVDASSETANGTWKLRVQDVASADTGRINSWKLTF; encoded by the coding sequence TTGCGTACTCCTCGCCCCGCGAGACGGAAGCTGATATCCGTCGCCGCGATCTCCGCGACGCTGCTGGCAGGGACCGCCACGTCCCTCGCGCTGGCCGGTCCCGCCACCGCCAAGGTCCCCGCCGAGCAGGCCGCGAAGACCGCCGCCGCTGCCGTGGCCGCCCCGGCCGAGCGGCTGATCGTCGGCTACAAGTCGGGCGCCACCGAGGCCAAGTCGAACAAGGCCGCCTCCGCCGACGCCGAGGCCAAGGGCAAGGAGGCCGGCGAGAGCCTGGACTTCCAGCGCCGCCTCGGCACCGGCGCCGCGCTGGTCGACCTCGGCGAGCAGCTGAGCAAGGCCGATGTCGCCGACGTCGTCGCCGAGTACCAGGCCGACCCGCAGGTCGCGTACGTCGTGCCGGACCGCCTCAACAAGCCGCAGGCCGACCCGAACGACACCGAGTACAGCAAGCAGTGGGACCTCTTCGAGACCACCGCGGGCATGCGCGTGCCCGGCGCCTGGGACACCGCGACCGGCAGCGGCGTGACCGTCGCCGTCATCGACACCGGTTACGTCACCCACTCCGACCTCGCCGCCAACATCGTCGCGGGCTACGACTTCATCTCCGACACCGCGGTCTCGGTCGACGGCAACGGGCGCGACAGCAACCCGGCCGACCCGGGCGACTGGTACGCCGCCGGCGAGTGCGAGCAGACCACGGGCAGCTCCTCCTCCTGGCACGGCACCCACGTGGCGGGCACCATCGCGGCCGTCACCAACAACAGCAAGGGCGTCGCGGGCATCGCGTACAACGCGAAGATCTCCCCGCTGCGGGTCCTCGGCAAGTGCGGCGGCTACGACTCCGACATCATCGACGCCATCACCTGGGCGTCCGGCGGCAGCGTCTCCGGCGTCCCGGCCAACGCCAACGTCGCCAAGGTCATCAACATGAGCCTGGGCGGTGGCGGCGCCTGCACCACGGCCACCCAGACCGCGATCAACAACGCGGTCGGCCGGGGCACCACGGTCGTCGTCGCGGCGGGCAACAGCAACGCCAACGCGGCCAACTACTCGCCGGCCAGCTGCGGCAACGTCATCTCGGTCGCCGCGCTCAACCGCACCGGCGCCAAGGCGAGTTACTCCAACTTCGGCTCGGTCGTCGACATCGCGGCACCCGGTGGCCAGACCAGCACCGGCACCGCCAACGGCATCCTGTCCACGCTGAACTCCGGTACGCAGGGCCCCGGTTCGGAGTCGTACGCCTACTACCAGGGCACCAGCATGGCAGCCCCGCACATCGCGGGCCTCGCCGCGCTCGCCAAGTCGGCGAACTCCGCGCTGACCCCGGCCCAGATCGAGTCCGCGATCAAGACCAACTCGCGTGCTCTGCCGGGTACTTGCTCGGGCGGCTGTGGCGCGGGCCTCGCGGACGCGGCCAAGACGGTGCAGGCGGTGAGCGGGTCCGGAGGCTCCACGGGGGGCACCACCTTCACCAGCAGCACGGCCGTCTCCATCCCGGACGCGGGCTCGGCCGTCGAGTCCTCGATCGCCGTCAGCGGCCGCACCGGCAACGCGCCCTCGGCCCTCCAGGTCGGCGTCGACATCACCCACACCTACCGCGGTGACCTGGTGATCGACCTGGTCGCCCCGGACGGTACGGCGTACCGGCTGAAGTCCTCGGGCTCGGACTCGGCCGACAACGTCAACACGACCTACACCGTGGACGCCTCCAGCGAGACCGCCAACGGCACCTGGAAGCTGCGCGTGCAGGACGTGGCCTCGGCGGACACCGGCAGGATCAACAGCTGGAAGCTGACCTTCTGA
- a CDS encoding ABC transporter ATP-binding protein — protein sequence MPQPDPSDTPSTPPWRLLLGYVRPYRWTLLLGAVLSLLTGAAGLALPLVARSLIDDLGHDRAITGALLAMSGLVVANAAIGALGGYVLRYTAESVVLGARRGLVSHLLRLRIAAVDRSEPGDLMARITSDTTLLREVTTDSLVGLGTGGLTLVATLAMMGFVDPVLTGVTLGVVLAAGTVIGVIVPRINRASKRAQDAVGAMGASLERTLGALRTIKASGAEHREEQAVHSAAEESWRQSVRAAKWSALAGNTAGLSMQVAFITVLAVGGARVATGAVDIGTLVAFLLYVFYLMAPIQQVVGAVAQYQTGSAALARIEEARLLPAEPAAEPSPLPQPGAEPAAIAFEDVRFRYDDDLPYVHHGVTFAVPPRGMTAFVGPSGAGKTTVFSLIERFYDPEQGTITLDGRDLTDWEVSALRSAIGYVEQDAPVLSGSLRDNLLLGNPDADDGEVLRALKTTRLDSLVDRLPKGLDTLVGHRGTKLSGGERQRVAIARALLRRPRLLLLDEATSQLDAVNEAALRDTVADVARTTTVLVVAHRLSTVTMADRIVVMDAGQVRAVGTHRELVAGDPLYAELAATQFLAATDDGLMTPEPVDS from the coding sequence GTGCCACAGCCCGACCCGTCCGACACACCGTCCACGCCGCCGTGGCGGCTCCTTCTCGGGTACGTACGCCCGTATCGCTGGACGCTGCTGCTCGGGGCCGTGCTGTCGCTGCTGACCGGCGCCGCGGGGCTCGCGCTGCCGCTGGTCGCCCGATCGCTCATCGACGACCTGGGGCACGACCGGGCGATCACCGGCGCGCTGCTGGCCATGTCGGGGCTCGTGGTCGCAAACGCCGCGATCGGGGCACTGGGTGGGTACGTACTGCGGTACACCGCCGAGTCCGTCGTGCTCGGAGCGCGGCGGGGCCTGGTCTCGCATCTGCTGCGACTGCGCATAGCCGCCGTCGACCGCAGCGAGCCCGGGGACCTGATGGCCCGGATCACCTCGGACACCACGCTGCTCAGGGAGGTCACCACCGACTCGCTGGTCGGTCTCGGCACGGGCGGGCTCACCCTCGTGGCCACGCTCGCGATGATGGGGTTCGTCGACCCGGTGCTGACGGGCGTCACCCTGGGCGTGGTCCTGGCCGCGGGCACGGTGATCGGCGTGATCGTGCCGCGGATCAACCGCGCCAGCAAGCGCGCGCAGGACGCCGTCGGAGCCATGGGCGCCTCGCTGGAGCGAACCCTCGGCGCGCTCAGGACCATCAAGGCGTCCGGTGCCGAGCACCGCGAGGAGCAGGCCGTGCACTCGGCGGCCGAGGAGTCGTGGCGCCAGAGCGTCCGGGCCGCCAAGTGGTCGGCGCTGGCGGGGAACACGGCCGGCCTCTCGATGCAGGTCGCCTTCATCACCGTGCTCGCCGTGGGCGGCGCACGGGTCGCGACCGGGGCGGTCGACATCGGCACCCTCGTCGCGTTCCTGCTGTACGTCTTCTACTTGATGGCGCCGATCCAGCAGGTCGTCGGAGCCGTCGCCCAGTACCAGACCGGCTCGGCCGCCCTGGCCCGGATCGAGGAGGCCAGGCTGCTGCCCGCCGAACCGGCCGCCGAGCCCTCACCGCTGCCCCAGCCGGGTGCCGAGCCCGCCGCGATCGCCTTCGAGGACGTCCGCTTCCGCTACGACGACGACCTGCCGTACGTGCACCACGGCGTGACCTTCGCCGTCCCGCCACGCGGCATGACCGCCTTCGTCGGACCGTCCGGCGCCGGGAAGACCACGGTGTTCTCGCTCATCGAGCGGTTCTACGACCCGGAGCAGGGGACCATCACGCTGGACGGCCGCGACCTCACCGACTGGGAGGTCTCCGCGCTCCGGTCCGCCATCGGCTATGTGGAACAGGACGCGCCCGTCCTCTCCGGCAGCCTCCGCGACAACCTCCTGCTCGGCAATCCCGACGCCGACGACGGCGAGGTGCTCCGCGCACTGAAGACCACCCGCCTCGACTCCCTCGTCGACCGGCTGCCGAAGGGGCTCGACACCCTCGTGGGTCACCGCGGCACCAAGCTCTCCGGCGGTGAGCGTCAGCGCGTCGCCATCGCCCGCGCCCTGCTCAGGCGGCCCCGGCTGCTGCTGCTCGACGAGGCCACCAGCCAGCTCGACGCGGTCAACGAAGCCGCTCTGCGCGACACCGTCGCCGATGTCGCCCGCACCACCACGGTCCTGGTCGTCGCCCACCGGCTGTCCACCGTGACGATGGCCGACCGGATCGTCGTCATGGACGCGGGGCAGGTACGGGCGGTCGGCACCCACCGCGAACTCGTGGCCGGCGACCCGCTGTACGCCGAGCTCGCCGCCACGCAGTTCCTCGCGGCCACCGACGACGGCCTGATGACGCCCGAGCCCGTCGACAGCTGA
- a CDS encoding ABC transporter substrate-binding protein, with protein MHAPRPAAPESASASTRALSRRGVLTAVGALGLGGLLTACGSDGDSDSDGGSATNSSAGEGTWRFRDDRGTTAEADRTPKRLVAFVGAAAALHDLGIECTGVFGPTKLENGEPDPRAGGIDVDKVTILGNIYPQFNVERYAGLRPDLLIAQMTEPPALWYVPEESAEKIESLAPSVGILTAKSSLTHVIGRFAELAKSLGADLTADPVTSAEERFKSASAALRRAAGAARAKGRSGLKVMAVAASADILYVAAPDAFTDLRFYESLGVEFVTPSKTGTGGFWQELSWENADTYEADLILVDNRDGNLQPAELKKTRPTWARLPAVRADRTFPWAVEERYSHAGYAPRIEQLAATLRQSEPVTS; from the coding sequence ATGCACGCCCCGCGCCCCGCCGCCCCCGAGTCCGCGTCCGCGTCCACCCGCGCGCTCTCCCGTCGCGGCGTCCTCACCGCGGTGGGAGCCCTCGGCCTCGGCGGTCTCCTCACGGCGTGCGGCAGCGACGGAGACAGTGACAGTGATGGCGGCAGCGCCACCAACTCGTCCGCCGGCGAGGGGACATGGCGTTTCAGGGACGACCGCGGCACGACGGCCGAGGCGGACCGGACGCCGAAGCGCCTGGTCGCCTTCGTCGGCGCGGCCGCCGCGCTGCACGACCTCGGCATCGAGTGCACGGGCGTCTTCGGCCCGACGAAGCTGGAGAACGGCGAGCCCGACCCCCGGGCCGGCGGCATCGACGTGGACAAGGTGACGATCCTCGGCAACATCTATCCCCAGTTCAACGTCGAGCGGTACGCGGGACTGCGGCCCGACCTGCTGATCGCCCAGATGACCGAGCCACCGGCGCTCTGGTACGTCCCCGAGGAGTCGGCCGAGAAGATCGAGTCGCTCGCTCCCAGCGTCGGCATCCTCACCGCGAAGAGCTCGCTCACCCATGTGATCGGCCGCTTCGCCGAGCTTGCGAAGTCACTCGGCGCGGATCTGACGGCCGACCCGGTCACCTCCGCGGAGGAGCGTTTCAAGTCGGCCTCGGCCGCCTTGCGCCGGGCGGCGGGAGCGGCGCGCGCGAAGGGCCGTAGCGGCCTGAAGGTCATGGCGGTCGCCGCCTCGGCCGACATCCTGTACGTCGCCGCTCCCGACGCCTTCACGGACCTGCGCTTCTACGAGTCGCTCGGTGTCGAGTTCGTGACGCCCTCGAAGACGGGCACGGGCGGCTTCTGGCAGGAACTCAGCTGGGAGAACGCCGACACGTACGAGGCGGATCTGATCCTCGTCGACAACCGCGACGGCAACCTCCAGCCGGCCGAGCTGAAGAAGACCAGGCCGACCTGGGCCCGCCTGCCCGCCGTACGGGCGGACCGGACGTTCCCGTGGGCCGTCGAGGAGCGGTACAGCCACGCCGGGTACGCACCGCGCATCGAGCAACTGGCGGCGACTCTGCGGCAGTCGGAGCCCGTGACCTCGTAA